One part of the Acidobacteriota bacterium genome encodes these proteins:
- the tsaD gene encoding tRNA (adenosine(37)-N6)-threonylcarbamoyltransferase complex transferase subunit TsaD, protein MDVLAIETSCDETAAAVVADSGDPARPWTVRSNVVASQAEIHREWGGVVPELASRQHVRDICGVVERALGDAGADWPDIDAVAVTQGPGLVGSLLVGVAFAKALAVSLDLPLVPVQHLAGHIESLVVEGGRMPLPAVVLVVSGGHTNLYLTTAAGAEGLSHRLIGRTRDDAAGEAYDKVASLLGLDYPGGPVIDRIARTGDDRAVDFPFARMTHDDRNAGPAMVRPAGLAETRSGRQLEFSFSGLKTAVKRHVQRRRAALACDGRLPEEETAGICASFQRVVVRTLLDRTFLAARRFGAHSVGISGGVSANARLRADAAARAARAGLPLFLPSLALATDNAAMIGAAGLRRLHAGVTAPLDLNAKASLPLDDGPGV, encoded by the coding sequence ATGGATGTTCTCGCCATCGAGACCTCGTGCGACGAGACGGCCGCGGCGGTCGTGGCGGACTCCGGCGACCCGGCGCGGCCCTGGACCGTGCGGTCCAACGTGGTCGCCTCGCAGGCGGAAATCCACCGCGAATGGGGCGGCGTGGTGCCCGAGCTCGCGTCCCGGCAGCACGTGCGCGACATCTGCGGCGTGGTGGAACGCGCGCTCGGGGATGCCGGCGCGGACTGGCCCGACATCGACGCCGTCGCGGTGACGCAGGGGCCCGGCCTCGTCGGCTCGCTGCTGGTGGGCGTCGCCTTCGCCAAGGCGCTGGCCGTATCGCTCGACCTGCCGCTGGTCCCGGTGCAGCACTTGGCCGGGCACATCGAATCGCTCGTGGTGGAGGGCGGCCGGATGCCGCTGCCGGCGGTGGTGCTGGTCGTCTCGGGAGGTCACACCAACCTGTACCTGACGACCGCGGCGGGCGCGGAGGGACTGTCGCATCGCCTGATCGGCCGTACGCGCGACGACGCCGCCGGCGAGGCCTACGACAAGGTCGCCTCGCTTCTGGGCCTCGACTATCCCGGCGGGCCGGTCATCGATCGCATCGCGCGCACCGGCGACGACCGCGCCGTCGATTTTCCTTTCGCCAGGATGACCCACGACGACCGCAACGCCGGTCCGGCGATGGTCCGGCCGGCCGGTCTGGCCGAGACCCGCAGCGGCCGGCAGCTCGAGTTCAGCTTCAGCGGGCTGAAGACGGCGGTCAAACGTCACGTGCAACGGCGGCGCGCCGCGCTCGCCTGCGACGGCAGGCTGCCGGAGGAAGAGACCGCGGGCATCTGCGCCAGCTTCCAGCGGGTGGTGGTGAGGACGCTGCTCGACCGGACTTTCCTCGCGGCGCGCCGTTTCGGGGCGCACAGCGTCGGCATCTCCGGCGGGGTGTCGGCCAACGCCAGGCTGCGGGCGGACGCCGCGGCGCGGGCGGCACGCGCGGGGCTGCCCCTGTTTCTGCCGTCGCTGGCGCTGGCGACCGACAACGCCGCGATGATCGGCGCGGCGGGGTTGCGGCGGCTGCACGCCGGCGTCACCGCGCCGCTCGACCTCAACGCGAAGGCGTCGCTGCCGCTGGACGACGGGCCCGGCGTGTAG
- a CDS encoding HD domain-containing protein yields the protein MTPTRADAWALLTEFTAGDSLRKHALAVEAAVRGYARRFGEDEEAWGIVGLIHDFDYERWPDAKDHPFRGSEILRERGWPEYMIRAILSHADYSGVPRESRLEHTLFACDELAGFITAAALVRPTKSVLDLEARSVKKRMKDKAFARAVSRDDLRLGADELGLPLDEHIANVIGFLRAEADALGLRGSL from the coding sequence ATGACGCCGACGCGTGCCGATGCCTGGGCGCTGCTGACCGAGTTCACTGCCGGTGACAGCTTGCGGAAACACGCGCTGGCCGTCGAAGCCGCGGTCCGCGGCTACGCCCGCCGGTTCGGCGAGGACGAGGAGGCGTGGGGCATCGTCGGCCTGATTCACGATTTCGACTACGAGCGGTGGCCCGATGCGAAGGATCATCCCTTCCGCGGCAGCGAGATCCTGCGCGAGCGGGGCTGGCCGGAGTACATGATCCGCGCCATCCTCTCGCACGCCGACTACAGCGGCGTCCCGCGGGAGTCGCGGCTGGAGCACACGCTCTTCGCCTGCGACGAGCTGGCCGGCTTCATCACCGCGGCAGCGCTCGTGCGGCCCACGAAGAGCGTCCTCGATCTGGAGGCGCGCTCCGTGAAGAAGCGCATGAAGGACAAGGCGTTCGCCCGCGCGGTCAGCCGCGACGACCTGCGCCTGGGGGCCGACGAGCTCGGGTTGCCTCTCGACGAGCACATCGCCAACGTCATCGGTTTCCTGCGCGCGGAGGCGGACGCGCTGGGCCTGCGGGGCTCGCTGTGA
- the ypdA gene encoding YpdA family putative bacillithiol disulfide reductase, which produces MHDLIIVGAGPAGLAAAIAARQAGLDFRTFEKGVLVNALFHFPPQMVFFTTPDLLEVGGLPFVTPHGKPTRDETLRYYRRVVDTYDLAIDFGYSVTGIRRGDDDAFTVRTAHEARGAETWRARAVVVASGCYDHPNQLGVPGEDLPHVSHYYTEPHEFYRKPVVVVGGKNSAAEAALDLYRSGAHVTLVHRRAELGASIKYWVKPDIENRIKEGSIAARFETRVAEIRPREVVVERDGVRETLPAEGVFLLTGYLADLEFLRGVGIEVASNNVPRHDPETFETNVPGLYLAGAVVAGANRGEVFIENGRFHGRVVVEHIARRLGREPVGA; this is translated from the coding sequence ATGCACGATCTCATCATCGTCGGGGCCGGACCGGCCGGTCTCGCCGCCGCGATCGCCGCCAGACAGGCCGGTCTCGACTTCCGTACGTTCGAGAAGGGCGTGCTGGTCAACGCCCTGTTCCATTTTCCTCCGCAGATGGTCTTCTTCACGACGCCGGATCTGCTCGAGGTCGGCGGCCTGCCGTTCGTGACGCCGCACGGGAAGCCCACGCGCGACGAGACGCTGCGCTACTACCGGCGCGTCGTCGACACCTACGACCTGGCCATCGACTTCGGCTACTCGGTGACCGGGATCCGCCGCGGCGACGATGACGCGTTCACCGTGCGGACGGCGCACGAGGCGCGCGGCGCGGAGACGTGGCGCGCGCGGGCGGTGGTCGTCGCCAGCGGTTGCTACGATCACCCCAACCAGCTCGGTGTTCCGGGCGAGGATCTGCCGCACGTCTCGCACTACTACACGGAGCCGCACGAGTTCTACCGGAAGCCGGTGGTCGTCGTCGGCGGGAAGAACTCCGCGGCGGAAGCAGCGCTGGATCTCTACCGCAGCGGCGCGCACGTCACTCTCGTGCACCGGCGGGCCGAGCTCGGGGCGTCCATCAAGTACTGGGTCAAGCCCGACATCGAGAACCGCATCAAGGAAGGCTCGATCGCGGCGCGCTTCGAGACCCGCGTCGCCGAGATTCGGCCGCGGGAGGTGGTCGTCGAGCGCGACGGCGTGCGCGAGACGCTGCCCGCTGAAGGCGTCTTCCTGTTGACCGGCTACCTCGCCGACCTCGAGTTTCTCCGCGGCGTCGGCATCGAGGTCGCGTCGAACAACGTGCCGCGGCACGATCCGGAGACGTTCGAGACCAACGTGCCGGGCCTCTATCTTGCCGGCGCGGTTGTCGCCGGCGCCAATCGGGGCGAGGTGTTCATCGAGAACGGCCGGTTCCACGGCCGGGTCGTCGTCGAGCACATCGCACGCCGCCTGGGGCGCGAGCCGGTCGGCGCGTGA
- the folE gene encoding GTP cyclohydrolase I FolE yields MNEERVKAAVETLLAEVGEDPTREGLVRTPARVAEALKFLTSGYGQDVDAVLNNALFTVECSEMVIVRDIDFYSLCEHHMLPFFGKCHIAYLPRDRVVGLSKLPRLLDVFSRRLQIQERLTNQIAEVISKALDPLGVGVVIEATHLCVLMRGVEKQNAFALTSAMRGAFRSDARTRMEFLELLKLRGDMRAALDPARLVAGAGEVAPT; encoded by the coding sequence ATGAACGAGGAACGCGTGAAGGCGGCGGTGGAGACGCTGCTGGCCGAGGTCGGTGAGGACCCGACGCGCGAGGGTCTGGTCCGCACGCCGGCCCGTGTCGCCGAGGCGCTCAAGTTCCTTACCAGCGGCTACGGGCAGGATGTCGATGCCGTGCTGAACAACGCGCTCTTCACGGTCGAGTGCAGCGAGATGGTGATCGTCAGGGACATCGACTTCTACAGTCTCTGCGAGCATCACATGCTGCCGTTCTTCGGCAAGTGCCATATCGCGTACCTGCCGCGCGATCGGGTCGTGGGGCTGAGCAAGCTGCCGCGTCTTCTGGACGTCTTCAGCCGGCGGCTCCAGATCCAGGAGCGGCTCACCAACCAGATTGCGGAGGTCATCTCGAAGGCGCTCGACCCGCTGGGCGTCGGCGTCGTCATCGAGGCGACGCATCTGTGCGTGCTGATGCGGGGCGTGGAGAAGCAGAACGCGTTTGCCCTCACCAGCGCCATGCGCGGCGCGTTTCGCTCCGACGCCCGCACGCGGATGGAGTTCCTCGAGCTTCTCAAGCTGCGCGGCGACATGCGCGCCGCGCTCGATCCGGCGCGGCTCGTGGCCGGGGCCGGGGAGGTGGCGCCGACATGA
- a CDS encoding ABC transporter ATP-binding protein yields the protein MARLAAVTVSYGRRHALQSVDAVFPSGAVGLLGPNGAGKSTLLKALLGFVRPDGGRMQVLGMDVVDRPLDIRARLGYMPESDAHIPGVNAVTFVAYCGRLAGLPAADAMQRAHAVLQYVGLGEARYRAVDTYSTGMKQRIKLAQALVHDPDLLFLDEPTNGMDPRGREEMLALIRDLAQRKGVNVIVSSHVLPDVETACERVVVLHQGRVVAQGPIAELKGRSRRAFELRVKGDVARFVSGLRDAGVECHDTDEDVMRVLIGEDRGARDLFALAVRHDVQVRHLRPSVQTLEDVFAKAIGES from the coding sequence GTGGCCCGGCTCGCGGCGGTCACCGTCTCCTATGGTCGGCGCCACGCCCTGCAGAGCGTCGACGCGGTCTTTCCGTCCGGTGCGGTCGGGTTGCTCGGCCCGAACGGCGCCGGCAAGAGCACGTTGCTCAAGGCGTTGCTCGGATTCGTCCGTCCGGACGGCGGCCGGATGCAGGTGCTCGGCATGGACGTCGTCGATCGCCCGCTCGACATCCGGGCGCGGCTCGGCTACATGCCCGAGTCGGACGCCCACATTCCGGGCGTCAACGCGGTCACCTTCGTCGCCTACTGCGGGCGGCTTGCGGGGCTGCCGGCGGCCGACGCGATGCAGCGCGCGCATGCCGTGCTGCAGTACGTCGGGCTCGGCGAGGCGCGCTACCGCGCGGTCGACACCTACTCGACCGGCATGAAGCAGCGCATCAAGCTGGCGCAGGCGCTCGTGCACGATCCGGATCTGCTGTTCCTCGACGAGCCGACCAACGGCATGGATCCGCGGGGACGCGAGGAGATGCTCGCGCTGATTCGGGATCTGGCGCAGCGCAAGGGCGTCAACGTCATCGTCTCGTCCCACGTGCTGCCGGACGTGGAGACGGCGTGCGAGCGGGTCGTCGTTCTGCACCAGGGGCGCGTGGTCGCGCAGGGGCCGATCGCCGAGTTGAAGGGGCGGAGCCGCCGGGCCTTCGAGCTCCGCGTGAAGGGTGACGTCGCACGTTTCGTGAGCGGCCTCCGCGACGCGGGCGTCGAGTGCCACGACACGGACGAAGACGTGATGCGCGTGTTGATCGGCGAGGACCGGGGCGCACGGGATCTGTTCGCACTCGCGGTGCGCCACGACGTGCAGGTGCGGCATCTGCGTCCCAGCGTGCAGACCCTGGAGGACGTCTTCGCGAAGGCGATCGGCGAGTCCTGA
- a CDS encoding Lon family ATP-dependent protease, with translation MSSESLPERIPIFPLPNVVLFPQVFLPLHIFEPRYREMVADAIDSDRLIGMTLLREGWQRHAGPNPPIFPIGCAGRITHVASLPDGRYNIVLRGVDRFRVRDEDQSRAYRIGVIELLADGSTAGRQEHLQAGRQRIEDLLDRQATVGAAARIPPGMADAELVNVLSQYLAFEPIEKQALLEKGGPCERCAALIDLLEMRLMTSGRPFSADGVQ, from the coding sequence GTGTCCAGCGAGAGCCTGCCGGAACGGATCCCGATCTTTCCGCTCCCGAACGTCGTGCTGTTCCCGCAGGTCTTCCTGCCGCTCCACATCTTCGAGCCCCGCTACCGCGAGATGGTGGCCGACGCCATCGACAGCGACCGGCTGATCGGGATGACGCTGCTCCGCGAGGGCTGGCAGCGGCACGCCGGTCCGAATCCCCCGATCTTCCCGATCGGCTGCGCCGGCAGGATCACCCACGTCGCCTCGCTGCCCGACGGGCGCTACAACATCGTGCTGCGGGGGGTGGATCGCTTTCGGGTTCGGGACGAGGACCAGTCGCGGGCGTACCGGATCGGCGTCATCGAACTGCTGGCCGACGGCTCCACGGCCGGACGGCAGGAACATCTGCAGGCGGGCCGGCAACGTATAGAGGACCTTCTCGACCGGCAGGCAACCGTCGGGGCGGCAGCCCGGATTCCCCCGGGCATGGCCGACGCCGAGCTGGTGAACGTCCTGTCCCAGTACCTAGCGTTCGAGCCGATCGAGAAGCAGGCGCTACTCGAGAAAGGCGGCCCGTGCGAACGGTGCGCGGCGCTGATCGATCTCCTGGAGATGCGCCTGATGACCAGCGGCAGGCCGTTCTCCGCCGACGGCGTGCAGTAG
- a CDS encoding VWA domain-containing protein: MRYRYTRYTGEGLEGIDLDELVSKLSRLLLSSGFDEPYGQYHGNADQDDGDRSLQSLHDAILDALLNGGLLSDDAVQRLLGDPADADQAGGKSRLEELIQELIRQLADQGYISLDSDEAPGADAGAGRGQDTSPARFQVTDKSLDFLGYRALRDLLGSSGRSSVGRHDTRELATGVEAGGASKPYEFGDTLNIDASGTILNAVRRAPAGEGGAIDVRYQDLMVAQGEYQSSCATVLMLDCSHSMILYGEDRFTPAKQVALALAHLIRSQYPGDALNAVLFHDSAEEIPLKHLARVRVGPYYTNTREGLRLARRVLERQRKDMRQIVMITDGKPSALTQPDGRIYRNAFGLDPMIIRETFAEVANCRRAGIMINTFMLARDYELMSFVRRVAAICRGKAYFTTPYTLGRYVLMDYMDKKTRTVH, translated from the coding sequence ATGCGCTATCGCTACACGCGCTACACCGGCGAGGGCCTGGAGGGCATCGACCTCGACGAGCTGGTCTCGAAGCTCTCCCGGCTCCTGCTGTCCAGCGGATTCGACGAACCCTACGGCCAGTACCACGGCAACGCCGATCAGGATGACGGCGACCGGAGCCTGCAGTCGCTGCACGACGCCATTCTGGACGCGCTCCTCAACGGCGGCCTGCTCTCGGACGATGCCGTGCAGCGCCTGCTCGGCGACCCCGCCGACGCGGACCAGGCCGGCGGAAAGTCGCGGCTGGAGGAGCTGATCCAGGAACTGATCCGGCAACTGGCCGACCAGGGGTACATCTCCCTGGATTCCGACGAAGCACCCGGCGCGGACGCGGGCGCCGGCCGGGGACAGGACACCTCTCCCGCGCGCTTCCAGGTCACCGACAAGAGCCTCGACTTCCTGGGCTATCGTGCGCTGCGGGACCTGCTCGGCTCGAGCGGGCGCAGCAGCGTCGGCCGGCACGACACGCGCGAGCTCGCCACCGGGGTGGAAGCGGGCGGCGCCTCGAAACCCTACGAGTTCGGCGACACCCTGAACATCGACGCCAGCGGCACGATCCTGAACGCCGTGCGGCGCGCGCCGGCGGGCGAAGGCGGCGCGATCGACGTGCGGTACCAGGATCTGATGGTGGCGCAGGGCGAGTACCAGAGCTCGTGCGCGACGGTGCTCATGCTCGACTGCAGCCACAGCATGATCCTCTATGGCGAGGATCGCTTCACGCCCGCCAAGCAGGTGGCGCTGGCGCTGGCCCATCTGATCCGCAGCCAGTACCCGGGCGACGCCCTCAACGCCGTGCTGTTCCACGATTCGGCGGAGGAAATCCCGCTCAAGCACCTCGCGCGCGTGCGCGTCGGCCCCTACTACACCAACACCCGCGAGGGGTTGCGCCTCGCGCGACGGGTACTCGAACGCCAGCGCAAGGACATGCGCCAAATCGTGATGATCACCGACGGCAAGCCGTCGGCCCTCACGCAGCCCGACGGGCGCATCTACCGCAACGCGTTCGGTCTCGACCCGATGATCATCCGCGAGACGTTCGCCGAGGTGGCCAACTGCCGCCGCGCCGGGATCATGATCAACACGTTCATGCTGGCCCGCGACTACGAGTTGATGAGCTTCGTGCGGCGCGTGGCCGCCATCTGCCGCGGCAAGGCGTACTTCACGACGCCGTACACCCTGGGCCGCTACGTGCTGATGGACTACATGGACAAGAAGACCAGGACGGTGCACTGA
- a CDS encoding ABC transporter ATP-binding protein: protein MSRPVVVADRMSKWYGQVIGLNDVTVSIPPGISGLLGPNGAGKSTLLKLVTGQLKPSKGHVEVLGEPVWGNPGTYRRIGYCPDHDAFYERFTGREWLTALLGLSGFEGDRAAGAAERALETVGLTTAADRKIGGYSKGMRQRIKLAQAIAHEPELLVLDEPLAGLDPIGRRRVIDVIKAWSRDGRSVVVSSHVLHEIELMTSNILLLHNGRILAEGNVHRIRELIDEHPHTVRITADDPRRLARHLLGYPHVIAMQLQDGAVVAQTSRPDAFYSELTSLAAGDEAGAVREVTSPDDNLQAVFSYLVEH, encoded by the coding sequence GTGAGCCGGCCGGTGGTCGTCGCCGACCGGATGTCGAAGTGGTACGGGCAGGTGATCGGTCTCAACGACGTGACCGTCTCGATCCCGCCGGGCATCAGCGGGCTGCTCGGACCCAACGGCGCCGGCAAGTCGACCTTGCTGAAGCTCGTCACCGGCCAGCTCAAGCCGAGCAAGGGGCACGTGGAGGTGCTCGGCGAGCCGGTCTGGGGCAATCCGGGGACCTACCGGCGCATCGGCTACTGCCCGGATCACGACGCGTTCTACGAGCGGTTCACCGGGCGGGAATGGCTGACGGCGCTGCTCGGTCTCAGCGGGTTCGAGGGCGACCGGGCCGCCGGCGCCGCCGAACGCGCCCTCGAAACGGTCGGGCTCACGACCGCCGCCGACCGGAAGATCGGCGGCTACAGCAAGGGCATGCGGCAGCGGATCAAGCTGGCGCAGGCGATCGCGCACGAGCCGGAGCTGCTGGTGCTGGACGAGCCTCTGGCCGGGCTCGACCCGATCGGGCGCCGCCGCGTAATCGACGTAATCAAGGCGTGGAGCCGCGACGGCCGCAGCGTCGTCGTCTCCAGCCACGTCCTGCACGAGATCGAGTTGATGACCTCCAACATCCTGCTGCTGCACAACGGGCGCATCCTGGCGGAGGGGAACGTGCACCGGATTCGCGAGCTGATCGACGAGCATCCGCACACCGTACGCATCACGGCGGACGATCCCCGGCGGCTCGCGCGCCATCTGCTCGGCTACCCGCACGTCATCGCCATGCAGTTGCAGGACGGCGCCGTGGTCGCGCAGACGAGCCGGCCGGACGCCTTCTACAGCGAGCTCACTTCGCTGGCGGCGGGCGACGAGGCCGGCGCCGTGCGAGAGGTCACATCGCCGGACGACAATCTGCAGGCGGTCTTCTCCTATCTGGTCGAGCACTGA
- a CDS encoding ABC transporter permease subunit has translation MADSHAAPAFGPAALRVFDLGLGQMLWSRRTVFMALVAGGPVLIAVLLRALASLAAFDEGAGQIAGRPVSLAGPDIFGLMIWTFYLRFTVPVLGVFYGTALIADEVEDRTVTYLFTRPVARGAVLAGKYLAYLVCTAVVVLPSVVLVYFLVVPLLGGDIGRNFPALLVDLGLIGAGLAVYGAVFALVGAWFRRPLLTGLVFVFGWEPLVVVLPGYMKHLSVAYYLQGLAPHAMPQGDALSVIQALLTSVQTPLGTWVNLFALAVIWVAALAAAMRVVERREYVLGQ, from the coding sequence ATGGCCGATTCGCATGCCGCCCCCGCTTTCGGCCCCGCGGCGCTGAGGGTCTTCGATCTCGGCCTCGGGCAGATGCTCTGGTCGCGGCGAACCGTCTTCATGGCGCTGGTGGCGGGCGGACCCGTCCTGATTGCCGTGCTGCTGCGGGCGCTGGCCTCGCTGGCGGCCTTCGACGAGGGAGCGGGACAGATCGCCGGGCGGCCGGTGAGCCTGGCCGGGCCGGACATCTTCGGCCTCATGATCTGGACGTTCTACCTGCGCTTCACCGTGCCGGTGCTCGGCGTGTTCTACGGCACCGCGCTCATCGCGGACGAGGTCGAGGACCGGACCGTCACCTACCTGTTCACCCGTCCCGTGGCGCGCGGAGCGGTTCTGGCCGGCAAGTACCTGGCCTACCTGGTCTGTACGGCGGTCGTGGTACTGCCCTCCGTGGTGCTGGTCTACTTCCTGGTCGTGCCGCTGCTGGGGGGCGACATCGGCCGCAACTTTCCCGCTCTGCTGGTCGACCTCGGCCTGATTGGCGCCGGGCTCGCCGTCTACGGCGCGGTCTTCGCGCTCGTGGGCGCCTGGTTCCGGCGCCCCCTGCTGACCGGCCTCGTCTTCGTCTTCGGATGGGAGCCGCTGGTCGTCGTTCTGCCCGGGTACATGAAGCACCTGAGCGTGGCGTACTATCTCCAGGGGCTGGCGCCGCACGCCATGCCGCAGGGCGACGCGCTCAGCGTGATCCAGGCCCTGTTGACCTCGGTCCAGACGCCGCTGGGCACCTGGGTGAACCTGTTCGCGTTGGCCGTCATCTGGGTGGCTGCGCTGGCGGCGGCGATGCGCGTAGTCGAGCGGCGCGAGTACGTTCTCGGACAGTGA
- a CDS encoding dicarboxylate/amino acid:cation symporter has translation MAWHQQTHWRILIALGLGIVYGIIAALAGWGGFTGDWIAPFGTIFMRLLLLIAVPLVLASLVTGVASLADLQKLSRIGGKTIAVYLATTLVALLIGLVLVNVIQPGGSIPESLRASLQETYRGDLADRQAAIDQAMDAGPLQPLVDMVPENILGAATNNRAMLSVVFVAFLFGVALMQIPRPRAQPLLDLFESLNAAIIAIVGLILKVAPIGVFALIAGTITTVAGDDPADVAQLLGALGLYSFTVLLGLAIHAFLTYPMLLQFLTPITPVRFLRGIVPAQLVAFSTSSSAATLPVTMEKAEHDLGVSEEVASFALPLGATINMDGTAVYMSVAAVFIAQTLGIPLDIGAQATIVFTAMLASIGTAAVPSAGIVMLVIVLEAIGVPPAGIALIFGVDRILDMCRTATNITGDAAVATVVAASEGQLRPTALNGLAGAAAGGASAGAGS, from the coding sequence ATGGCTTGGCATCAGCAGACACACTGGCGGATCCTCATCGCGCTGGGACTCGGCATCGTCTACGGCATCATCGCGGCGCTCGCCGGCTGGGGCGGGTTCACCGGCGACTGGATCGCGCCTTTCGGGACGATCTTCATGCGCCTGCTGCTCCTGATCGCCGTTCCCCTGGTGTTGGCGTCGCTCGTCACGGGCGTCGCGTCCCTGGCCGATCTGCAGAAGCTGTCCCGGATCGGGGGCAAGACGATCGCGGTTTATCTGGCTACCACCCTGGTGGCCCTGCTCATCGGTCTCGTCCTGGTGAACGTCATTCAGCCGGGGGGGTCGATACCGGAGAGCCTCCGTGCGAGTCTCCAGGAAACCTATCGGGGAGATCTGGCCGACCGGCAGGCGGCGATCGACCAGGCGATGGACGCCGGACCGCTGCAGCCGCTCGTCGACATGGTGCCCGAGAACATCCTGGGCGCGGCCACGAACAACCGCGCCATGCTCAGCGTTGTCTTCGTGGCCTTCCTCTTCGGCGTGGCGCTCATGCAGATTCCCCGGCCGCGGGCGCAGCCGCTCCTCGACCTGTTCGAGAGCCTCAACGCCGCCATCATCGCGATCGTGGGGCTCATCCTGAAGGTCGCACCGATAGGAGTATTCGCGCTGATCGCGGGAACCATCACGACGGTGGCGGGCGACGACCCGGCCGACGTGGCGCAGCTTCTCGGCGCGCTCGGCCTCTACAGCTTCACGGTGCTCCTCGGCCTGGCCATCCACGCCTTCCTGACCTATCCCATGCTGCTGCAGTTCCTCACGCCCATCACGCCGGTGCGTTTCCTGCGCGGCATCGTGCCGGCGCAGCTCGTGGCCTTCTCCACCTCGTCGAGCGCGGCGACCCTGCCGGTGACCATGGAAAAGGCCGAGCACGACCTGGGGGTGTCTGAGGAGGTCGCCTCGTTCGCGCTGCCGCTCGGGGCCACCATCAACATGGACGGCACCGCCGTGTACATGTCGGTGGCGGCCGTCTTCATCGCGCAGACTCTCGGCATTCCGCTCGATATCGGGGCGCAGGCGACGATCGTCTTCACCGCGATGCTGGCGTCGATCGGGACCGCCGCGGTGCCGAGCGCCGGCATCGTGATGCTGGTCATCGTCCTCGAGGCGATCGGCGTGCCCCCGGCCGGTATCGCCCTCATCTTCGGCGTGGACCGGATCCTCGACATGTGCCGCACGGCGACGAACATCACCGGCGACGCGGCCGTCGCGACGGTCGTGGCCGCGAGCGAGGGGCAGTTGCGCCCGACCGCCCTCAATGGTCTCGCCGGCGCGGCGGCCGGCGGTGCATCTGCCGGGGCCGGATCATGA
- a CDS encoding 3-hydroxybutyryl-CoA dehydrogenase, giving the protein MDYRTIGVVGCGLMGSGIAQVAAQAGYRTIVREVDDSTVAAGIGRIESFLAAGVERGKLTAADRDRTLANLGGTSRLEDLADCDLIIEAIVEQVGAKREVFETLEAVVGPETVFASNTSSLCITELAAATRRPERFIGLHFFSPVPVMKLVEVIRGLATSDETCENVFAFGRSVGKDPVTAPDRPGFIANRLLIPYLLDAVRAHEEGVGTIEDIDKTMSLGCGYPMGPFTLLDFVGLDTTCYIAGIMYDEFKDPRYAPPPLLKRMVLAGRHGRKTGRGFYTY; this is encoded by the coding sequence ATGGATTATCGGACTATCGGCGTCGTCGGATGCGGCCTCATGGGTTCGGGCATCGCGCAGGTTGCGGCGCAGGCCGGTTACCGCACGATCGTGCGCGAGGTCGACGATTCCACCGTGGCGGCGGGAATCGGGCGCATCGAGTCGTTTCTGGCGGCCGGCGTGGAACGGGGCAAGCTGACCGCAGCCGATCGGGACCGGACCCTGGCCAACCTCGGCGGCACCAGCCGTCTCGAAGACCTGGCGGACTGCGATCTGATCATCGAGGCGATCGTCGAGCAGGTCGGCGCGAAGCGCGAGGTGTTCGAGACGCTGGAAGCGGTGGTCGGGCCGGAGACCGTCTTCGCGAGCAACACGTCGTCGCTCTGCATCACGGAGCTGGCGGCGGCGACCCGGCGGCCCGAACGGTTCATCGGGTTGCATTTCTTCAGCCCGGTGCCGGTCATGAAGCTGGTCGAGGTCATTCGGGGCCTCGCGACCAGCGATGAAACCTGCGAGAACGTGTTCGCGTTCGGCCGCAGCGTCGGCAAGGACCCCGTGACCGCACCGGATCGGCCCGGGTTCATCGCGAACCGCCTGCTCATCCCGTACCTGCTGGACGCCGTTCGCGCCCATGAGGAGGGAGTCGGGACAATAGAGGACATCGACAAGACCATGTCCCTCGGGTGCGGCTACCCGATGGGTCCCTTCACGCTCCTCGATTTCGTGGGCCTCGATACGACGTGCTACATCGCCGGCATCATGTACGACGAGTTCAAGGATCCGCGGTACGCGCCGCCGCCGTTGCTGAAGCGGATGGTGCTGGCAGGCCGGCACGGCCGCAAGACGGGACGAGGGTTCTACACGTACTGA